Below is a window of Camelina sativa cultivar DH55 chromosome 11, Cs, whole genome shotgun sequence DNA.
TGTATTCGTCATGAGTTTGCATGGTTCAATTATATTGTCATTTGATTGATGTAATACGAAACTAAATATATACAGGCGATAAGCGATGATGAGTACAAGAGTGTGACGCATAgagtgaaaaagaagaataggGAGACAGAGAGACACTCAGTGTGTTATTTTGTGTTCCCAAAGAGAGATTGTGTGATAAAGTCATCAAACTATAAGCCATTCACGTACTCGGAGTTTGAAGCTCAAGTTCAAGCTGATGTTCAGTCTCTCGGAACCAAGATCGGCCTTCCTAGGTTCAGTCCAAATTCTTCATTCTTTAATTGATCGTGTCGAGTATATTGTTTACAAGCTCTAAATATTAAAAGTCAAACCAAGTTTGTAAACGTTGTATCATCTTGTTATCATGTAGTGCAATTGAACTAGCTAGAGAAGTGGGATTGCTTGATTCGTATTTTGGTTTACTATAGTTTTATAGGAATTAATATTTTAGCAAATTTGGATTTGTTCGGGTCGattggttataaacttataataataGTTTTTGGCTACAATTGTTCTTTATATAATGTAGTGATACAggtgaatatttttttgataataaaaattGCATGGTCATGTGTACCTAATCAGGTTTTGCATAAACATCCACCAAGCCAAACGCAAAACTAAAAAATCGCAGggaaaaaattaactttttttggaTACTTAAGCTAGTATGCATAACTCTTTATTTTAATCACAGATTACGTACTTCGGCAGCCTACTACAAGAACATCACAAAAGTTCACGGACCCAACCATATGcccaaattttctaaaactttaCTGTTAATGTCCATTAAAGAgatattttgacccaaaaagaAGTCCATCTATTTAgactcaaacaaagaaaactacatcttttttttattaaaaggccacatatgtatttaattttttgtcttCCAGACTCAAATCATTTATGGCTGCCCGCGACCTGATAGGCTGATGATATCAGAgaacttaataatatatatatatgttgtaaaacAGTGGATGGTGGACTCCATAACCGGGCCATGTACATCTCATACATGTACGGTCCATCAGACATAGGCCCATTGGTTTTGTTCCTTTTCCTAATCGGTTTTAGTCTAAGTCtttgaactttatatatatgtaatctcGTTGAGAcattatgaataagaataagagatttCAACCTTTGAATcttctagtttacaacacgttatcagcacgatagttTCTATATCCCGCTGAGTAAAACCCTATAAACCCTAACCGCTGccattcatctctctctttcaaacaaaaccctaaaccgccgtTGTTCTTCCTTATTCGAAACTAAGTACCTTGTTTCGAAGATCTCTTGGTGTTCACGAGCAAACCTTAGCTCGTGATCAAGTTTTATCCACAACTTGTTCAAGGTTCGTGATTCGTGGTTCCGGGGTAAGTACGGTTCGAGAGCGGTACAAGGAGCGGTTCGAGATCTGTTCGTGGGAGGCTGTTGCGGATCTGTTCGTGGTTCGTGGTCCATCCAAGTTCGAGGTTCGTAAGAGaaatctgaggtctttagctcccaaaTCAAATCAAGTCAGACCCCTTTTGGTGTTAAGGTAATATCGAACTCTATGGACCATAAGATCGAACTTGGACATTAAATCTATtgaaccataaaatttacaagtaCACAATCTAACAAAGTTTAAATTCCCTAattcctaaaacttaaaatcggatTGTTTAGGGTTGTTAGATTACTTGTTAAATTGCACCAACATTATATCAAGCTTGAAATCGGATTGtttgaaattgtttaaaattattgcttgattgtttgatgcataagaacctagaacttAAGCTGTTAAAATCGATTGTTAAATCTGATTGTTCTAGGAAGATTAAAAATCCGAAAATTGCATGCATCCTTGAAATTATTAATCGAATTTGGCATAGAATTTTCCTGTAAATTTAGgttgcataagaaccctaaaatcctaaATTAAAATCGATTTAGgtgtttgagaaattcaaaccctaaaactaaaacattaaaatcggAATTATTCTATGTTTgcatagaaaataaattagataACTTCTAAACTAATTATAATCATTATCCTAAAATTTAGggaatattttgttgttatctaagttaagaaaaaaaaggaaaatttctaaaattatctaagaaaaggaaattctagtaaaaaggaaattattgcATGCCTTaatctatttgattttgttgtcttgtTTGCATGGAGTTAAACCACGAAAATTTAAGAGAGacaaggcatggttcggtcttaaaNAGTCTTatataccgcatgacctaagttTAAATTGATGGCATGGtttggtcttaaataccgcatgtccTATTGTTTGaatgcatggttcggtcttaaataccgcatgttAATAATCGGTTGTCTATTTCTGTTTATGCAAATGGCAAGGTTGAACAACCTAGACTATGCTATTTTGGATGTCTCTGGAAACAACTACTTGAAGTGGGCATTGGACACCAAGATAAATTTGAAGTCAAAGGACTTGTTTGAATGCATTGAGGAGGATTACGATCCGACCGAAAAGAAAAAGTACAAGGCCATTCAACACATGcaccatcaccttgctgagagtctcaaagaCCAGTACCTCACAATagagaatcctcttgacctttggacagagcttaaacgcagatacggacaccaacaaacggtgctcctaccaaaagCTCAATTCGACTGgaagaacctaaggatccaggattacaaatccgtggatgagtataactctgagctttttaggattgtctcactccttaggttgtgtggtactgaagTCACGGAGAAAGAGTTGCTAGAGAAGACTTTGTCTACTTTTAATACTCACAACATAGTACTTCAGCAACAGCACCGtgaaaaaggtttcaaaacctATGGGGACTTAATCTCATGTTTGCTACTAACTGAACAGAACAATGAGCTGTTGttgatgaatagtgctatgagacctcccggTACAACCCCATTACCGGAAGCACACAAGGTTGATGTGGCAAAGCAGAATGAGCCTAAACAGCCTAAAGAGCCCAAGGAGACCAACTACGttcacagagaaagacactatggttgtggccgtggtggcagaggacgtggtggtcgttgGGGCCAGGCAAGCCGTTTTGATGGTTACGGCCGTGGTGGTCGTGGCCGCGGTGTTAggggccgtgggtcctttaaaccGCAAATCAAGGCTAAATCGGTTtatcaccgatgtggtatgtccaACCACTGTGCTAAGAATTGCAGAACGCCCAGACatctcattgatgcatatcaagagaCTTTGAAGAAGAATCCAGAGGCCAACTAtgtgcatctcgatggtgaagaagacttcgaccatgagaatgatgattcaCTAGATTTTGAGACTTCCGATTGTTTCAAGGAAGATAACTAATTTTAGTTAtggatttggtttaatttctatgctttcatgctttaattttattctatgtattggataattattttggtttaatttcaatgattttatttaaatatttctttgcttattttattaaagtttaaaataaaaattattgtcattttagaaatggctgaggaaaTGAGTGtgctagtggtggacagtggatccagccacacaattttgaaagacaaaagatattttataaacctcatattgaaaaatgccaatgttagtacaattgcgggtatagcaaattTAATTGAAGGCTACGACCAAGCACACATATTATTGCCTAACGGCACACATATAGAATTATGTGATGCATTGTACttacccagctctaagagaagcttattgagctttaaagacattcgtttgaatggttatcatattgaaacaaagggtgaaggaagcaaagaatttttatacattacagaaaatgtgaatGGCCATAAGAAGGTCCTTGAGACTATatctgcactagccactggtttataccatgccaAGAtgaacatgatagaagctaacttggcaaagcacaaaatgttcaataaacagttcactctatggcatgaccggcttggccatccgggaaagaacatgatgcgtaaactaatTGATAGTTCAAATGGGCACAACCTTAGAGGAAGGAAAGTTAtcctaaaaatctcacgtgtgtagcatgtgcacaagggaaacttataatacggccatcaccagccaaagttcataaagagactttaaattttctggaaaggatacaaggtgatatatgtggaccaatacacccaccgtgtgggacgtttagatattttatggttatgatcgatgcatcaaccagatggtcacacgtttgcttgttatccacaaggaatctagcatttgctaggatgttagctcaaattataagattaagagcacattttccagattttccacttaagactatacgtctagacaatgctggtgagtttacatcccaagcgtttaatgattactgtatgtccatgggggtaagtgtggaacatcctgtggcacatgtccatacacaaaatggattagctgaatcattcattaaacgaatacaattgatagctcgaccattgttaatgagatcgaagctccatgtgtcggcttggggacacacagtCTTACATGCAtcagaacttatacgcatcaggccatctagtgaacacaaatattcaccatcccaactattaatgGGTCATGAGCCaaacatatcccatctcaaaacattcggttgtgccgtttatataccgattgctccaccacagagaactaagatgggacctcaaaggaggatgggaatatatgttggatatgagtctcccaccattataaagtatcttgagccaaccacaggagatttatttaaggccagatacgcggactgtcaatttacagaatccgaattccctatgttgggtggagagactaGCAAACTGGTTaaagaattaacatggaatcaaacatccttgaatcgacaagatcctcggactctagcctgtgatgcagaggtccagaaaattatacatttgcaaaagctagctatacaattgccagattcttttgctgacccaaagagagtaacaaaatcgtacataccagcttgtaatgcaccagtatgTATTGATGTTCataaggaacacaataatcaagttgctacagagtctaaaccaCGTttaaaacgaggtagaccattagattccaaagataagaaccctcggaaaactaaaggtgcaaaacagaccgaggttaagGGAATTACAGAAAATACAGACATGGTCGCGGCAAGTCCTAAGGTACCAAGTGAGGTtcgggacgctgaacctcaaggacctgaaggtatagataatgatgagatctcaataaattatataatgtcTGGAATTAACtgaaccgtaaagatgtcgacatcgatgatatatttgcatacaaggtatcacttgaaataaatgaggatcatgaacccatgtctatattagagtgcactcaaagtaaagattggctaaaatggaaagaagccattgatgtggagttaaactctttaaagaagagaagtgtgtttggtccgatcttaaggacaacacctgaaactaaaccagttggacataagtgggtctttgtaagaaagagaaatgagaagaatgaaatcgtgagatacaaagcacggcttgtagcacaaggattctctcaaagaccagacatagattatgaggagacatactcccctgtgatggatgcaacaacatttCGGTACTTAATAAGTTTGGCTAttagagaaaaactggatttgcggttaatggatgttgtaaccgcatacttatatggtccactggataatgaaatctatatgagattaccagaaggttttgagctcaaagataagagtagttctcgagaacagtattGCATAAGGCTggacaaatccctttatggactgaaacagagtggtcgaatgtggtataaccgatTAAGTGAGTATTTagctaaagaaggctataagaatgacccaatcagtccatgtctatttataaagaagtttgcaaacaaaagatttgttataatagcagtttatgtggatgatttaaacatccttggaacttctggtgaaattgcccaaacagtagaatatctcaagaaagagtttgaaatgaaagacctaggcaagacaaaattctgtttggggctacagcttgagtacataaataatggaatccttgtgcatcaaaaggcatatacagaaaaggtactcaagaggtttaaaatGGACCAAGCTAacccattgaccagcccaatggttgttagaagcttagacttggataaagatccatttggtccaaagaaggccgatgaagaagttctcggacctgaagtgccatacctcagtgcaattggagcgttaatgttcctggctagccacactagaccggacatatgttttgccgtgaacctcctagcaagatttagttcttgtccgactataaggcactggaacggtattAAACATGTcctgcgttacctacaagggacagtagattttggtttattttatactaactataacagagatggtttagttggttttgctgatgcaggttacttatcAGATCCACACAACTCCAGGTCTCAAACCGGGTACGTATTCACGCACGGTGGTACAGCAATCTCATGGCGATCCATGAAGCAGACCCTCGTGGCCACATCCTCAAACCACGCGGAGATCCTAACAATACATGAAGCCAGTCGTGAGTGTGTATGGTTACGGTCCATGACGCAACACATCCGGATCGATAGTGGCATGGACGACAATAAGGAAGCAACCGTaatctatgaagacaatacggcctgtatcgcacagctcaaggaaggttacattaagggagatcggacgaagcacatactacccaagttcttcttcacacacgaactacaaaaggccggagaagttcgtGTGATACAGGTGcagtcatgcgacaactcagccgatctcttcaccaaatcattgccgacaacaacattcaagaagctcacgcaccagattggaatgcggaggcttaaggacttagagtgatgcttggaacagggggagtaatgtgtgttgtactctttttccttcaccaaggttttgtcccattgggttttcctggtaaggttttaatgaggcagcatccccaagcGCATTACAGGGATCCTCTCCTTGCAcatgcacggttatgtcatccaagagGGAGTATTGTAAAACACTGGATGGTGGACTCCATAACCGGGCCATGTACAGCCCATACATGTACGGCCCATCGGACGTAGGCCCATCGGCTTTGTTCCTTTTCCTAGTCGGTTTTAGTCTAAGTCtttaaactctatatatatgtaacctcgtTGAGAcattatgaataagaataagagatttCAACCTTTGAATCTTCTAGTTTATAACAATATAGATGTTGTGGATAGCATTTATCTTCAAAAAGATCGGTAGAGAGCAAATTACAATCCACAACATCtatatcttttgttaaaaatattaaaaacactcTTTGTAAATTTGCACCACAATGACGACGATCCATCTACTACTTTACTATTCTGATAGTGATATTTCAACgaccaatattttaaaattgtgttgtggcattatatatatatatataacaattttgctTTAGTGATAATTGCCATTATGAAGCAGGTTTGCTTTAGTATCATAGTGTGAATTCTGCCATAATGAAATTTTGCGTTAGTGTGAATTCccataattaaacaatattttttttcataaacatgTTGTATAATTTTGCTTGTagtagttaattattttttttctttttctttcatatctTATTATCGTGTGGCTTAGTATGAAAATGTAACCGACACTTATTGAAACGAGTGATAAATGAACATCATCCACGAAGCGACTAAAGAGGTTCCAGGACAAACCGCATGAGCAGTCTCACATGCTTGTAGACCTCTCCAGCACGATCATGGAGCCGGACGGCTCGAACACCAGGCCTGACCTCAGACAACGGAAGACATATCTGGCCAGCGAAATCGTTCTGAGTGTTACTGTCGTAGTCTTTGACTGTAATACACAGAAGCGCTAACTCAGGAACACGCAATGGGAATTCGAACTCCTTGTCCCAAATTGGAAACCATTCATCTGTATCTACTTCTGTTCTGTAACTTGCTGTGTCCAAAGGAACCCCTGCGATGCCGACCTGAAAGACAAACAACTTAATGTGAGTCATGTCAGTTGACGTGAAACACAAGAATCTTATTAAACCATGTCTGCATGGGACACTTGCCTTTGCGTAGAAATCGGGAGGAGAGTATCGATCAAAGTGATGTAGAGGAAAATCCATATTCCATCCTTCTCCAGTGTAGATCTTCAGCTACACTCATACAATACACCACAATACCACATACAAAAAGCTAAAGTTGTTTTCCTGTTCTTCAAGAAACGTATGGAAACATAAACTGAGAAAATACAAACCAAACCTTAAGAGT
It encodes the following:
- the LOC104726442 gene encoding phosphoinositide phospholipase C 1-like; translation: MQSHGRFLWMMQGMFKANGGCGYVKKPDVLLTNGPGGEIFDPCSQNLPIKTTLKLKIYTGEGWNMDFPLHHFDRYSPPDFYAKVGIAGVPLDTASYRTEVDTDEWFPIWDKEFEFPLRVPELALLCITVKDYDSNTQNDFAGQICLPLSEVRPGVRAVRLHDRAGEVYKHVRLLMRFVLEPL